The Chrysemys picta bellii isolate R12L10 chromosome 3, ASM1138683v2, whole genome shotgun sequence DNA window taccactgcagctgcgctgctgtaaggtctcccatgtagccgctgTTTGCCGGCAGGATagcctctcctgccaacatagtgctgtccacactagcacttttgttagtgaaacttatgtcggtcaggggtgtattttttcacacccctgactgacaaaagttttaccaacaaaagtggtaGTCTAGAGAAAGCCTAAGACTTGTAAACCTGCTCcttgatggtcagtttatatttTCAGTGTATTATTATCCTGTGGCTTATCCTCCCGTTTGGATGCCCAAATTGGGAAAACAGTTCTCCACTCTAGTTCTTCTTAGACCACTTCTATAGAGAGTTGTCACTGCTAGTTTATCTGCAGAGGTTGGGGGATCTATGCTGTCAGATGCAAAGGAGAGAAAAGTTTATCTAGTTATTGTAATTCTTTGTGGAGATTAACAGCATAAATTGTATACGCCCTTTCCCCCATGTCTACCTTTCAGGGTGGGTCCATGTGGATTCTGTTGAAGCTGAAAGGGACTGGGGCAGAGTTGAGTTTGTGGCTCCTTTATGAGGGAGCATATACATTGCCTCAATAACCATGTTTTTTTGGAAGTTCTGAACACTGTGCTGAGGCTATGCACTCCACAAGAGTGAGGATCTTTGCTGTCAACATGCTTGAACCGTGGTTGCTACTCAGTCACTGTTCTTTCTTAAGTTTAGTCAAATTTAAGAATCTGACTTCTGTTTTACAGCATTGCCATTACCTTCAGAAAGTGTTGATGTTGTGATTTCGGACATTCCATTTGGGAAAAAGTTCAAGATAACAAAAGACATAAAGCTTCTACCAAATATTCTTCGAGAAATGGAAAGGTATATATAATCTTTGAAACACTTTAGggtattttttaaactttatacTTGTTTGTAATCATGAGCATAAAAATCTCTACTCGAAATGACCCCCAATTCTGTGGTCTGGACCCAGAAAAGCTAAAAATTAAATATGTCTATGTTGCATACAATTATTCCTCACAAATCCACTTCTCCAGAGCATCATTTGAGGTGTTTCATGTCTTGCCTTGCAATCTGTGGAAGCTTTGACAGCAGTAAGAGCTGTCAATGCATGTATGTTATGTTGCTTCCTCGAGGCATTCTTGAACTGAGGGGTTACTCTTTCTACAAGTCAATGTGGTAACAGAACCTTCACCCTTCCTACTGTTTTCAGGTAGAGGTTATTTTGAAAGCTGGCTGTGTTTTCAGTGGTGGTCTGAGAAGCATACAGCTGTCAAAGTTTAGACACTCATACCAGATGATTCTAAATGGTTCATTTTTGTTGATACTAGAGGAGTCTTAAGATGCTTTTGCAACAGTAGAATAGTAAAGACAACTTTACCTTTCATCATaaattttgacaggtttccatgccCCCTTTCTGGTTTATGTCCCACGCACTGGTCTCATTTTTAGAGGTGTACACTGTTGGCTTGGTAGccattttaatatttcttttatagGGAACATTAGGATTGTTTgtgtgatttttcacatttagtGCCATTTTAAAGGTTAGAAgaaaagagaattttttaaagaagaaaataagctttacacattttaaatagtTTAGAAAACAAAGGAATAAAGTGTTAAGGCATAAATAAAACACCtttttagagggttttttttttaatgcattttttaaataaaggcattACATTTTAGCAACAGAACATGTTTGTAGAGAAAATGAAGGGGAAGGTAAACAAGAGACAAAGTGAGACCGACTTTTTTTCTTCCATTCTGGTTTTAAAACTTTCTCTGCGGCCTCTTTTTTTCTGTAACAGACTGAAAGGCTTTTGCTTTTCTTGGCTGTTCTACTGCCTCTCTCACTTTGTTTAACCCACTCCCCTTTATTTTCTCTAAAAATGCATGTTCTGTTACTAATATTtgtatgcatttttttaaataaaggcattACTTTCATCTCTAAAAAGGCCTGTTATCATATTTGTCTTAATACTTTATTCCTCTGTTTACTAAACtttaattaaaatatgtaaaaaaaattcagaagaaAACAGGCTTTCTTCTAACCTTGAAAATGGCtcgaaatggggtggggggaacaaaaCACAAGCAGTCCTAATGGTCCccataaaaataaattttcaaaatgagCACCATGCCAAAAGTATACATCTCCAAAAATGAGACTGGTGGGCAGGGCATAAACCAAAAAGTGGAGTGTAGAAACTTCTGTTTCTATGGTGAAGAAAGGTAAAGAGGTCTTTACTAGTCAGTTGTATTTGTGATCTGTTGCCCTATTTATTGGTGGCCCTAATTTTGGGAAAGAGGGAATTTACTTTAAGTCTCACTGCAGTTGGAAGAGTAACTAGACTATGGGATATAGTAGTAATACACTTTTAATGGAGGTTTGTTGTATTAGATCATGGGTTCTTCAAGTTTTGCAATCAGAACAAGTTTCAGAGGGTTGTGACCTCCCTTATGTTTTGGCTCTGTGGGAGGGGTCCTGGTACAGAAAAGGTTGAGCCATTGtatttgattttcctttttgtcaGACCAGACAGGCATCGATGTAATCATCTgttgttgtgtgtgtttttttttctttttttcaaactaTCTACTTTATTCTCTTGTTGGCCTTGCTTAGAGCTCTGTtccattctggccttgttttCTCTTGGTGGATCTTCTCGGGCAAAGATATTTCCTTGAATATGggaacaaggggaaaaaatagctggAGAAGTTCCACCAACAGACTTAATGAGAGCCTTTTATTTGACCTGCTGGCTGTGAGCAGTCTTCAGATGGGAGCAGTTccgctctggggctcaagcattCCAGTGGCTCTTGTCATGTTCGCTCCTAACAAGTCATTTATATAACTTGATTTTAAACTGTGTGCAATTTGATGTCACCTTTCCGCAGATTAAAAAGCTTTAGGAATCCATAGAACAAACTGAGGACAATCATTTAGATCTCACTAAGACCATGACTACACTTGACTACAATTCTGGTGGCATGAATCGTATGTGTAGCTACGTTGTACAGTGAAAAGCAGTCTGCGTCCACACTCACTATGGTGCGGCGctacacacagcagcaaaggctccagcagcacccCACTGCCAGAACCTTTCCTTGCAGcaaggaaaggctccagcagccggaAGCCTGCGGGATGctacattgctaaaaatagcagagtggACGTGGGAgacactgcttgggcatgtagagagcccaTGTAGGGTGTATATCCTAGGGTTCAGTTATGCAAGTAACTACTCACCTAAACAGTGCTTCACCCTTTACAGTTTTGTTTATGCCCATACTAActgggcatgcagtgtctgtactctataCGCCACTGTAAGTGTAGATAACCCTAAGGAAAAGGTCAGTTTAAAAACTCCCTTATTCTGTCATAGGAAATATTTCTTTTACATTGTAGTTTAGAGTCTCTGGAAAATCAGTCCAAAGCCTCCAACTTCCATCAGTTAGGTCTGGAAAAGGTGTCTGAGGGAGATCATCCTTTCAGTTTGAGAAGAAATGTCAGCAGTACAGCTGGACCCACCTTTATCTATAGCAAATGCTTTTCATTTCCCCAAGTCAGAAATGTTGCTGAGGCAAGAAGGGTCCAGCTTCTCCATTTAGGGAAAAATTTAGAGTGGAGCTACAACAGTTTGCAAAAGATTTTACTGATTATGATGAAACAAGAAACCTAAGCACGTACTTAAGTGTTTCACTGAATTAGGGCCAAAGCACCTAAAATCCCAGTGTCTCTGTGATCCTTGAAGGTGACAGATACTGACTTGTTCTTTGCAAAGAATGGTCATAGCTCTGATTGTGATTGAGGGTGcctagatactacagtaatagggGCATGAGGAGTCCATAGATAGAATGCACAGCCTAGTAAGCATGCACAACTAAccatgtgtggtttttttgtttgtttgttttttaaactgtcagAGTGCTTCATGTTGGAGGGACAGTTGTATTACTTGTGAGTCAAGATCTCCACAAGCACATGGGTGGCTGTATTAGCAATTGTGTTGAAAATGACACATCTTTGAACGCCACCATTGACGACAAGAATGGAGCTGCTGTGGTGAAAGACTTGAATCCCAAAGAGAAAAATGGGAGTCCAAGAAGTATTTCCTCTTCAATTAAAGTTGTAGAAACTGAACACTTCAACAATAACATTACACGCTTtgggtctttggcagcagtaGAATCCTATGGAGTTAGCCTTGGAAAAACAGATGCTTTCATATACAAATATAGGAAAATACCTGGTGCTGGAATGCAGTAGAATTCTGAAAGTGAACATGGATCTTATTTGAAAGTATATTGCACTGAAACAACTGAACCATGTTGGTCCTACTTTGGGGCTATATTGTGCAAGTGGTaagcaaatttatttggacaaCTTTACAGCATTCCTTTCCCCCCCATCTACTGCTTTCTTTGCTAAAGAATTCAGTAGTCACAAGATGGCGGAGACAGTCCTCCAACAATGTTAAGTTGGTCACAATAAAATACTGAAatgaggccaaatcctgaggtccttactcaagcaaagcaTCCGTTTACTTAATGAATAAAAACCGAGCAAGGGTCTCATGGTTTGGTCCACGCTCGTCTAGGAGTGATTTTGTATAGGATTTAACGTGCTGCCACTGTGGGTTTGCTTTCCTGAACATTTACCTAGTTAGAATAGGAAACACATGCACTGTGTCAGATCTATTGATTGTATATTGATTAGTAATATAATTTAGTTTCCCCAAATAGCACTGAAATTTGATAGGTTCTTGTACCAAGATCAGGCAAAGTATTATCAGAACTCCTGTTCAGTTGGGAGCCTGAAGGTGCatggttgcaacactcacacttaggAAATCACACTGtatttataataattttattaatacAGTTAGCAAAGTCATGAACACTC harbors:
- the THUMPD2 gene encoding THUMP domain-containing protein 2 isoform X4, producing the protein MHQFLSLEIKEVGRVLGITLIKQLGWKADLRNPDLELFVHLNDIYSVVGIPVFRLPLATREYIQTAGLRSTVAWAMASLAEISAGAFVLDPMCGLGTILLEAAKEWPNVHYLGADINDSQLQGAHENIKAAGLMDKIELLKASVIALPLPSESVDVVISDIPFGKKFKITKDIKLLPNILREMERVLHVGGTVVLLVSQDLHKHMGGCISNCVENDTSLNATIDDKNGAAVVKDLNPKEKNGSPRSISSSIKVVETEHFNNNITRFGSLAAVESYGVSLGKTDAFIYKYRKIPGAGMQ